From a region of the Halolamina sp. CBA1230 genome:
- a CDS encoding argininosuccinate synthase: MTKVALAFSGGLDTTVCVPLLKEEYGYDEVMAVTVDVGQPEAEFAEARETADALGLEIHVVDAKAEFASLCFDSVRANATYQGYPLGTALARPVIAEAILDVAEAQDCDAIAHGCTGKGNDQLRFETVWRGSDLEVVAPVRELGLTREWEVEYAAERDLPVEAGNEGTWSIDTNLWSRSVEGGDLEDPSHVPSEEIYEWTQTPSAGEELVDIEFEDGYPVGLNGELLDPVDLIENLNALAGAHGVGRTDMLEDRMLGLKVRENYEHPAATVLLTAHEALEQLVFTKTERDFKPQIDQQWAEQAYRGLVFSPLTESLNGYLDASQEKVTGTVTVKLQGGGVRPVARESEYGVYSENAASFNTETVNGIEQADATGVAKYHGFQERLANQVTEAAEKEDEEEKATLSTDGGE; the protein is encoded by the coding sequence ATGACGAAAGTCGCGCTCGCGTTCAGCGGTGGACTGGACACCACCGTCTGCGTCCCGCTACTGAAAGAGGAGTACGGCTACGACGAAGTGATGGCCGTCACCGTCGACGTCGGCCAGCCCGAGGCGGAGTTCGCGGAGGCCCGCGAGACCGCCGACGCGCTGGGGCTGGAGATCCACGTCGTCGACGCGAAAGCCGAGTTCGCGTCACTCTGTTTCGACTCGGTTCGTGCGAACGCCACCTACCAGGGCTACCCGCTCGGGACGGCGCTCGCCCGTCCCGTGATCGCCGAGGCGATCCTCGACGTGGCGGAGGCCCAGGACTGCGACGCCATCGCCCACGGCTGCACCGGGAAGGGGAACGACCAGCTCCGTTTCGAGACGGTCTGGCGCGGATCCGACCTCGAAGTCGTCGCGCCCGTGCGCGAACTCGGCCTGACCCGCGAGTGGGAGGTCGAGTACGCTGCCGAGCGCGACCTGCCCGTCGAGGCCGGCAACGAGGGGACGTGGAGTATCGACACGAACCTCTGGTCCCGCTCCGTGGAGGGTGGCGACCTCGAAGACCCGAGTCACGTCCCGAGCGAGGAGATCTACGAGTGGACCCAGACCCCCAGCGCCGGCGAGGAGCTGGTCGACATCGAGTTCGAGGACGGCTACCCCGTCGGCCTGAACGGCGAGCTACTGGACCCCGTCGACCTGATCGAGAACCTCAACGCGCTCGCTGGTGCCCACGGCGTCGGCCGCACGGACATGCTCGAGGACCGCATGCTCGGGCTGAAGGTGCGCGAGAACTACGAGCACCCCGCCGCGACCGTCCTCCTCACCGCCCACGAGGCGCTCGAACAGCTCGTGTTCACGAAAACCGAGCGCGACTTCAAACCCCAGATCGACCAGCAGTGGGCCGAACAGGCGTACCGCGGGCTGGTGTTCTCGCCGCTGACCGAGAGCCTGAACGGCTACCTTGACGCCTCACAGGAGAAAGTCACCGGCACGGTGACGGTGAAACTCCAAGGCGGCGGCGTCCGCCCGGTCGCCCGCGAGTCCGAGTACGGCGTCTACTCCGAGAACGCCGCCTCGTTCAACACCGAGACCGTCAACGGGATCGAGCAGGCCGACGCCACCGGCGTCGCGAAGTACCACGGGTTCCAGGAGCGTCTGGCCAACCAGGTGACGGAGGCCGCCGAGAAAGAAGACGAGGAGGAGAAAGCGACGCTCTCGACCGACGGCGGGGAGTAG
- a CDS encoding PLP-dependent aminotransferase family protein, with protein MTEPRDERFDHLFASTVRDRLGRQGYGSSASPGVEDAVPLTYGFPYPDSFPTAALEAATETVLEEEGADVLQYGGGEYAERLRDGLLAREGTRGIDATRDQLLLTNGATHALDAVSSTFLDPGDEVLVESPTFVWSLAVLDNRGAALTGVDLDADGLDPDALEATLEAREAAGEPTPKLLYTIPEFQNPTGATLTEQRRERVLELAEQYDFLIVADDAYGELRFSGESPPPLAAMDDSGRVIRVGTVSKTIAPGVRTGWILADEVLADQIGDMLAGGTNTFTQSVLGRYMDAGHYQPTLDELLDGYERRRDAMLDALDRHLPPGSSWTEPEGGFFLWVTLPEGVDAEEMLPLAAEEGVTYLPGERFFVGNSGQGTRSARLSFSHCSPEELEEGVAALARATEAYLENHSA; from the coding sequence ATGACCGAGCCACGCGACGAGCGGTTCGATCACCTGTTCGCCTCGACGGTGCGCGACCGTCTCGGCCGCCAGGGGTACGGCAGCAGCGCCTCCCCGGGCGTCGAGGACGCCGTCCCGCTGACGTACGGCTTCCCCTACCCCGACTCCTTCCCGACCGCGGCGCTCGAAGCCGCCACCGAGACCGTGCTCGAGGAGGAGGGCGCGGACGTGCTCCAGTACGGCGGCGGCGAGTACGCCGAGCGCCTGCGGGACGGCCTCCTCGCCCGCGAAGGGACACGCGGGATCGACGCAACGCGGGACCAGTTGCTGCTCACCAACGGCGCGACCCACGCGCTGGACGCCGTCTCCTCGACCTTTCTCGACCCCGGCGACGAGGTGCTGGTGGAGTCGCCGACGTTCGTCTGGAGCCTCGCAGTACTGGACAACCGCGGCGCCGCGCTCACGGGGGTGGACCTCGACGCGGACGGCCTCGATCCGGACGCGCTGGAAGCGACGCTGGAAGCCCGCGAGGCGGCGGGCGAACCGACGCCGAAGCTGCTGTACACGATTCCGGAGTTCCAGAACCCCACAGGAGCGACGCTGACCGAGCAGCGCCGCGAGCGCGTGCTCGAACTGGCCGAGCAGTACGATTTCCTGATCGTCGCCGACGACGCCTACGGCGAACTCCGCTTCTCGGGCGAGTCGCCGCCGCCGCTGGCCGCGATGGACGACTCGGGGCGGGTGATCCGCGTGGGGACCGTCTCGAAGACGATCGCACCCGGGGTTCGGACGGGCTGGATCCTCGCCGACGAGGTGCTCGCCGACCAGATCGGCGATATGCTGGCCGGCGGCACCAACACGTTCACCCAGAGCGTGCTGGGACGGTATATGGACGCCGGCCACTACCAGCCCACGCTCGACGAACTGCTTGACGGCTACGAGCGGCGACGCGACGCGATGCTGGACGCGCTCGACCGCCACCTCCCGCCCGGCTCCTCGTGGACCGAGCCCGAGGGTGGCTTCTTCCTCTGGGTCACGCTGCCCGAAGGCGTCGACGCGGAGGAGATGCTCCCGCTGGCCGCGGAGGAGGGGGTGACCTACCTCCCTGGCGAGCGGTTCTTCGTCGGAAATTCGGGGCAGGGGACGCGCTCGGCGCGGCTCTCGTTCAGTCACTGCTCGCCCGAGGAGCTGGAGGAAGGTGTCGCCGCGCTCGCGCGGGCGACCGAGGCGTATCTGGAGAACCACTCGGCGTAA